One stretch of Rana temporaria chromosome 10, aRanTem1.1, whole genome shotgun sequence DNA includes these proteins:
- the LOC120915791 gene encoding arylacetamide deacetylase-like 4, producing MFSLLSIFGVFLLLCTLLLFGAVYVESRKAEYPPGIACSAELRSLYRILSFMSVLGRTLEKLGICTEIGLSHLLERLGQKRSEDDPELFMKDLEFEGVPVRVYQPRDPSPGNRKGVLFFHGGGFIHGNLDQYDKLCGHISKRAGVVLVSVGYRLAPEHLYPAAFQDCLTASIHFLRTALDFGVNPSSVITCGDSAGGNLAAAVSQALVTRKDIPRPLAQVMIYPVLQMIDFNLPSYQQNRAVPLLLRDRALFYLLTYVGRGDLSVSRDVLNGSHVPPDVRKKFSKWLSVDHIPEEVAGYMRHTGYTPHTMAAFDKNLYEKLKQVLEPSFSPLVADDAVLRLLPKSYLLTCEFDVLRDEGILYKKRLEDNGVSVTWHHIKDGFHGLLSFYDQWACESGIRAMDSIVGFIKDA from the exons ATGTTTTCTCTTCTCTCTATCTTCGGGGTTTTTCTGTTGCTTTGTACTTTGCTCCTCTTTGGCGCGGTGTACGTGGAATCCCGGAAAGCGGAATATCCTCCGGGAATTGCCTGTTCAGCAGAACTGCGAAGTCTctacagaattctgagtttcatgTCAGTCCTG GGCCGCACCCTGGAAAAGTTGGGGATTTGCACGGAGATCGGTCTTTCGCACCTTTTGGAAAGATTGGGTCAGAAAAGGTCAGAAGATGATCCCGAGCTCTTCATGAAGGATCTGGAATTTGAAGGCGTGCCTGTGAGAGTCTACCAGCCCAGAGATCCCTCCCCCGGGAACCGGAAAGGAGTCCTCTTCTTCCATGGAGGAGGCTTCATACACGGAAATCTTG ATCAATATGACAAACTTTGCGGACACATCTCAAAGAGGGCCGGAGTTGTGCTGGTGTCAGTCGG GTATCGCCTGGCCCCAGAACACCTGTACCCCGCCGCATTCCAAGATTGTCTGACCGCTTCCATCCACTTCctgaggacagcgctggatttCGGGGTCAATCCCTCGTCTGTCATCACATGTGGGGACAGCGCGGGTGGAAATCTCGCGGCTGCGGTATCACAAGCTCTGGTGACCAGGAAGGATATTCCTAGACCTCTCGCCCAGGTGATGATCTACCCCGTACTCCAAATGATTGACTTCAACTTACCTTCATACCAACAAAACCGCGCCGTGCCCCTCCTACTGCGAGACCGCGCCCTGTTCTACCTGCTGACCTATGTAGGAAGAGGGGACCTGTCTGTCTCCAGAGACGTGCTGAAcggcagccatgtccctccagatGTGAGGAAGAAGTTCTCCAAGTGGCTGAGTGTGGATCATATCCCGGAGGAGGTCGCGGGGTACATGAGGCACACGGGGTACACGCCGCACACCATGGCCGCCTTCGACAAAAATCTATAtgagaagctcaaacaagtccttgAACCTTCGTTTTCTCCTCTGGTGGCTGATGACGCCGTGCTTCGCCTCTTACCGAAATCTTATCTCCTAACATGTGAGTTCGATGTTCTCCGTGATGAGGGGATCctctacaagaaacgtctggagGACAATGGGGTGTCCGTCACCTGGCACCATATCAAAGATGGCTTCCATGGACTCCTCAGCTTCTATGACCAGTGGGCCTGTGAATCGGGGATACGAGCCATGGACAGCATTGTTGGCTTCATAAAAGATGCCTGA